A window of the Bacteriovorax sp. PP10 genome harbors these coding sequences:
- the dapF gene encoding diaminopimelate epimerase, with protein sequence MTKINFTKFNATGNDFIVIDNRDLIYKAEDKSKWAALCSLKTGIGADGVLLLEKSSTVDFKMRYINADGGEVEMCGNGARAITAFANEVLDSKKETYKFETMNGVYECSLDAKYGYRLKMTELYDVGKIELKDLDSKVHAKKSFYMNTGVPHAVFEIEKIKEYPVYDNGRMVRYDERFPKGSNANFYEVTSANHIKIRTYERGVENETLSCGTGATATALVAAKFYGWKDEVVLETMGGILAVKFSEDLKDIYLCGKVEKIFTGTTL encoded by the coding sequence ATGACAAAGATCAACTTCACAAAATTCAATGCAACAGGAAACGATTTCATCGTCATCGATAATCGCGACCTGATTTATAAAGCAGAAGATAAAAGCAAATGGGCCGCACTGTGTTCACTGAAAACAGGAATTGGTGCCGATGGAGTTTTACTTTTAGAAAAGAGCTCTACTGTTGATTTCAAAATGCGTTATATAAATGCAGACGGTGGCGAAGTTGAAATGTGTGGGAATGGTGCTCGTGCCATTACAGCATTTGCTAATGAAGTCTTAGATTCAAAAAAAGAAACATATAAATTTGAAACAATGAATGGTGTGTATGAATGCTCGCTTGATGCGAAGTATGGCTACCGTTTAAAAATGACTGAGCTTTATGATGTGGGAAAGATCGAGTTAAAAGATCTCGACTCAAAAGTTCACGCAAAAAAATCATTCTACATGAACACAGGTGTTCCTCACGCTGTGTTTGAAATCGAAAAAATTAAAGAATACCCAGTCTACGATAATGGCCGCATGGTCCGTTACGATGAACGCTTCCCTAAAGGCTCTAATGCCAATTTTTACGAAGTCACATCAGCAAACCATATCAAGATCAGGACATACGAACGAGGCGTAGAAAACGAAACGTTATCGTGTGGTACAGGTGCTACGGCAACTGCACTGGTCGCTGCAAAATTTTATGGTTGGAAAGATGAAGTTGTTTTAGAAACAATGGGTGGAATCTTAGCTGTGAAATTTTCTGAAGATTTAAAAGACATCTATCTTTGTGGAAAAGTCGAAAAAATATTTACGGGAACAACTCTGTAG
- a CDS encoding group I truncated hemoglobin, which translates to MSNITIYEKYGGFDFFHNTIYQLYIELFDHIEISYHFFGVDLRKLSMLQAQFLCQAIGGPPMYKGGNIQIVHKHMKVTEYEFETVVDRFQEIFERNGLDKDEVKFIVTFIRSNRDMIVTSKNSWIDRIARYFYKRIFKFKKFIKQLS; encoded by the coding sequence ATGAGTAACATAACAATTTACGAGAAATACGGTGGCTTTGATTTCTTTCACAACACCATCTACCAACTCTACATCGAACTTTTTGATCATATCGAAATCAGCTACCACTTCTTTGGTGTAGACCTGAGAAAACTCTCAATGTTGCAAGCTCAGTTTTTATGCCAGGCCATTGGTGGTCCTCCAATGTACAAAGGTGGAAATATCCAGATTGTTCATAAACATATGAAGGTCACTGAGTATGAATTCGAAACAGTCGTAGATCGGTTTCAAGAAATTTTTGAAAGAAATGGACTAGATAAAGACGAGGTGAAGTTTATCGTTACCTTTATCAGGTCAAATAGAGACATGATTGTGACTTCTAAAAATTCATGGATTGATAGAATTGCTCGTTACTTCTATAAGAGAATTTTTAAGTTTAAGAAATTCATTAAACAATTAAGTTAA
- a CDS encoding sensor histidine kinase, giving the protein MDSLFLRAYQGLYRFVAKDRIAKKDLPERYIHTHLVCVLATGILMWAYAFVAYFTISDPTPAIVGLVASIIHALSPLLYRLNNNRFLNSNIFIGAGIVHQSTFGYFCGGFHSNIIVWFGILPLLAGLICGRRGIITWLTIGTLVLIGFLLLEVMGINAPYLISPTGLLISQALVTFGWIFTSAIVIWFFLISVEAHQKEIEKKKEGIQNLICVITHDISTPISVIIGRSSMLKKFELPEEASVSINKIIVATTNMTTIVNNVRNLYAMELGKSAIPIECINLNRLMPMLQDNFAEKLEAKRIKFIVNNEVGELEIKANADLLLHQILGNLLSNAIKFSPEGSEIHITIKLKDKNVVIAITDSGIGIPTDLIPRLFEMHSATSRTGTSGEKGTGFGLPIVKAYVEKLDGKISVFSKTLEDAGSKHGTTFELEFLT; this is encoded by the coding sequence ATGGATAGTTTATTCTTAAGAGCATACCAAGGCCTCTACCGTTTTGTGGCCAAGGATAGAATTGCAAAAAAAGATCTCCCCGAGAGATACATTCACACTCATTTAGTGTGCGTACTTGCGACTGGAATTTTAATGTGGGCCTATGCTTTTGTGGCCTACTTCACTATCTCAGATCCTACTCCCGCTATCGTAGGCCTTGTGGCCAGTATTATTCACGCACTTTCTCCATTGCTTTATCGTTTGAACAATAATCGTTTCCTGAATTCTAATATCTTTATTGGCGCTGGAATTGTTCACCAATCAACCTTTGGGTATTTCTGTGGAGGATTTCACAGCAATATTATTGTGTGGTTTGGGATATTGCCTTTACTCGCAGGACTTATCTGCGGACGCAGAGGGATTATTACCTGGCTTACGATTGGAACGCTTGTCTTGATTGGATTTCTATTACTTGAAGTTATGGGAATCAATGCTCCTTACTTAATTTCTCCTACTGGCCTTTTAATTTCTCAGGCCCTGGTCACATTCGGATGGATTTTCACTAGTGCTATCGTTATCTGGTTTTTCCTTATTTCTGTTGAAGCTCACCAAAAAGAAATTGAAAAAAAGAAAGAGGGAATTCAAAATCTTATTTGTGTTATTACCCATGATATTTCAACTCCGATTTCCGTTATCATAGGGCGCTCGAGCATGCTGAAGAAGTTCGAACTTCCAGAAGAGGCGAGTGTATCCATCAATAAAATTATTGTCGCGACTACTAATATGACAACGATTGTGAATAACGTGAGAAATCTTTATGCAATGGAGTTAGGGAAAAGTGCTATTCCCATTGAATGTATTAATTTAAACCGACTAATGCCAATGCTTCAGGATAATTTTGCAGAAAAATTGGAAGCAAAAAGAATTAAGTTCATTGTAAATAATGAAGTAGGTGAGTTAGAGATTAAGGCGAATGCTGATTTATTACTGCATCAGATTCTTGGAAACCTGCTTTCCAATGCGATTAAGTTTTCTCCTGAAGGCAGTGAAATTCACATTACAATAAAATTGAAAGATAAAAACGTCGTCATTGCGATTACTGACTCAGGAATTGGAATTCCTACAGATTTAATTCCACGCCTTTTTGAAATGCACTCTGCAACTTCCAGGACGGGAACTTCTGGAGAGAAGGGAACTGGTTTTGGGTTGCCGATAGTGAAAGCTTATGTCGAAAAACTGGATGGGAAAATTTCAGTATTTTCTAAGACACTAGAAGATGCCGGATCAAAACATGGGACAACTTTTGAGTTGGAGTTCTTAACTTAA
- a CDS encoding transglycosylase SLT domain-containing protein: MKTTKTIILTLILSMISTNVMPKSFTKAEIYKYNTSVIAEMIKVVQPKMNEKKRKQVALSLYQASRKYAVDPKLMIAIISTESDFNNAAVSVSGDLSLAQINTKVWDVEFNRLGLGKIDKKLLKKDEAYALNKMGKILSILKKRHEKKDSKWYATYHSRTKKFKNAYDGKVQNKLRMIASVANNF, translated from the coding sequence ATGAAAACAACAAAAACAATTATTCTTACTCTGATCCTTTCAATGATTTCAACGAATGTAATGCCGAAATCGTTCACTAAAGCAGAGATCTATAAGTACAACACTTCTGTAATCGCTGAGATGATTAAGGTAGTTCAACCAAAAATGAACGAGAAGAAAAGAAAGCAAGTTGCACTTTCTCTTTACCAGGCTTCTAGAAAGTATGCTGTTGATCCAAAACTAATGATTGCGATCATCTCTACAGAAAGTGATTTTAACAATGCAGCTGTTTCTGTTTCAGGGGACCTTTCACTTGCTCAGATCAACACTAAGGTTTGGGATGTTGAATTTAATCGTTTAGGTCTTGGTAAAATTGATAAGAAGCTTTTAAAGAAAGACGAAGCATACGCTCTTAATAAGATGGGGAAAATTCTTTCAATCTTAAAAAAGCGTCATGAGAAAAAAGACTCTAAATGGTACGCGACTTACCACTCAAGAACTAAAAAGTTCAAGAATGCTTACGATGGTAAAGTTCAAAACAAACTTAGAATGATCGCTTCAGTTGCTAATAACTTTTAA
- a CDS encoding NnrS family protein → MFDDSFKKYIDEPYRVLFPLGVLFLLWGVLIWLPQIFSADSYPILAHRYLMLNGFSASFIAGFLMTAVPKFSQTKTANIYEVLSFIVVTLIGLAFAYADKENITFILSSLQATLIILFLFSRIIHRKVNPPYSFIFIFAGLALWIVSGIMSVVSDSEIYKILHYEGSIAAIILGVGSRLIPGILGHVEIVQTQRKKYENEKPFLLTVPLHFFMMILVYIVSYFLSEPLGIYLRTLIVAGIGFYYWKLTTLPKNKSALTWCIWMSCWLIVCSFVLKAFWVQGFIHASHAFFFSGILLLTILIATRVLQSHGPKNNQLEDSKVLYFVTAMIILAGATRVSAFLMPEHYLRHLGYSSFIVTIAVCVWSFKYLRYVKTKV, encoded by the coding sequence ATGTTTGACGATTCTTTTAAAAAATATATTGATGAGCCTTACAGAGTTCTATTCCCCTTAGGAGTTCTATTTCTCCTATGGGGAGTGCTTATCTGGTTGCCACAGATATTTAGTGCAGATTCTTATCCAATACTTGCTCATCGCTATTTAATGCTCAATGGGTTTAGTGCTTCTTTTATTGCTGGTTTTCTCATGACGGCAGTTCCTAAGTTTTCTCAAACAAAAACTGCAAACATCTATGAAGTTTTATCGTTTATAGTCGTCACATTGATAGGTTTAGCTTTTGCTTATGCAGACAAAGAAAATATCACATTTATTTTATCGTCATTGCAGGCCACTTTAATAATCCTGTTTTTATTCAGCAGGATTATTCATAGAAAGGTGAATCCACCTTATTCATTCATTTTTATTTTTGCAGGTCTCGCCCTATGGATAGTCTCAGGAATTATGAGTGTTGTTTCAGACAGTGAAATTTATAAGATACTTCATTATGAAGGCTCGATTGCAGCTATCATTTTGGGAGTCGGAAGCAGATTAATTCCCGGCATTCTCGGACACGTTGAAATCGTCCAGACTCAAAGAAAAAAGTATGAGAACGAAAAACCTTTTCTTCTCACTGTACCGTTACATTTTTTTATGATGATTTTGGTTTATATCGTGAGCTATTTTTTAAGTGAACCTTTGGGGATTTATCTTAGAACTCTAATCGTTGCTGGTATTGGATTTTATTATTGGAAGCTCACCACACTACCAAAAAATAAAAGCGCCTTAACCTGGTGTATATGGATGTCATGTTGGTTAATCGTATGTAGCTTCGTCCTGAAGGCGTTTTGGGTTCAAGGCTTCATTCATGCTAGTCATGCATTCTTTTTCAGCGGAATCCTATTGCTGACCATTCTTATTGCAACGAGAGTTTTGCAGTCTCATGGCCCGAAAAACAATCAACTTGAAGATTCTAAAGTTTTGTATTTTGTTACTGCTATGATCATTCTCGCTGGTGCAACCAGAGTCAGTGCTTTTTTAATGCCAGAGCATTATCTCCGTCATTTAGGTTATAGCTCTTTCATCGTTACAATTGCTGTATGCGTTTGGAGTTTTAAATATTTGAGATATGTGAAAACAAAAGTTTAA
- a CDS encoding nitric-oxide reductase large subunit, which yields MKVKNLWIGLFTVIFLSFVVLLYYGKEIYFNAPPVPNKIITSNDKVLFTKSDIQYGQNIWQAMGGQEVGSIWGHGAYVAPDWSADWLHREAIFILDLWAQREFHTTYISLNEEQKAILQTRLALELRKNSLDNNGDMHVSADRALAIESVESHYVSLFSDDPALHELREAYALPKNIISDKEKIKKLTKFFFWSSWAASTNRPGDNISYTNNWPHEKLVNNVPTSSLIIWTGVSVIVLLMGIGLLAYYYAHEEKNEFTEETLPAVDPFLNLTQTPSMKATLKYFWIVTALMVFQIIMGIVTAHFGVEGTGFYGFPLADYLPYAVTRTWHIQVGIFWIATSWLATGLYIAPAISGYEPKFQRLGVNFLFISLLIIVVGSSTGEYLGVMEKMGVDVNFWFGHQGLEYVDLGRFWQIYLFIGLWLWFALVLRAILPAIKKDADGKNLLILFLISCGAIALFYGAGLMWGKHTNLAIIEYWRWWVVHLWVEGFFEVFATVVIAFLFVRMKILRASMATATVLFSTIVFLFGGILGTFHHLYFSGTPIGVLAIGSAFSALEVVPLVLIGFEAYQNVRLSRSTNWLKDYKWPIYCFISVAFWNFLGAGIFGFVINPPIALYYMQGLNTTPLHGHTALFGVYGMLGIGLMLFCLKTMGFKANWESKLLGSSLWMINIGLFLMAFLSLLPVGMLQTIASVEHGLWYARSAEFMQTDLMNTLRWLRVPGDTIFGIGACTLAYFITTLRRS from the coding sequence ATGAAAGTTAAGAATTTATGGATAGGACTCTTTACAGTAATTTTCTTATCATTTGTTGTATTATTGTATTATGGGAAAGAGATTTATTTTAATGCTCCTCCTGTTCCAAATAAAATCATCACATCCAACGATAAGGTACTCTTCACCAAATCTGATATTCAGTACGGACAAAATATCTGGCAGGCGATGGGTGGTCAGGAAGTTGGATCTATTTGGGGGCATGGAGCTTATGTAGCACCTGATTGGTCAGCCGACTGGCTTCATAGAGAAGCTATTTTTATTCTCGATTTATGGGCACAAAGAGAATTTCACACTACTTATATTTCTTTGAACGAAGAACAAAAAGCTATCCTTCAAACACGCCTGGCCTTGGAACTAAGAAAAAATTCTCTCGATAATAATGGGGACATGCATGTCAGTGCAGATAGAGCATTGGCAATTGAGTCTGTAGAGTCTCATTATGTATCGCTCTTTAGTGATGACCCGGCCTTACATGAATTGAGAGAGGCTTATGCATTACCTAAAAATATTATTTCAGATAAAGAAAAAATCAAAAAACTAACGAAGTTTTTCTTCTGGAGCTCATGGGCAGCTTCTACTAATCGTCCTGGTGATAATATCTCTTATACCAATAACTGGCCTCATGAAAAACTAGTCAATAATGTCCCGACCAGTTCTTTAATTATCTGGACTGGTGTCAGTGTCATTGTCTTACTAATGGGGATCGGTCTTCTGGCCTATTATTATGCTCATGAAGAAAAAAATGAATTCACAGAGGAAACCCTTCCTGCCGTAGATCCGTTTTTGAATCTCACACAAACACCTTCCATGAAAGCAACTTTGAAGTATTTCTGGATCGTTACTGCATTAATGGTTTTTCAGATTATCATGGGAATCGTCACAGCACATTTTGGTGTTGAGGGAACGGGATTCTATGGTTTTCCTCTTGCTGATTATCTTCCATATGCGGTCACACGTACATGGCACATTCAAGTTGGTATTTTTTGGATAGCGACTTCATGGCTTGCAACAGGTCTCTATATTGCTCCAGCTATTTCAGGGTATGAACCAAAATTTCAAAGATTGGGCGTTAACTTTCTTTTTATAAGTCTTTTGATCATTGTAGTGGGTTCATCTACCGGAGAGTATCTGGGTGTAATGGAAAAAATGGGTGTTGATGTAAACTTTTGGTTTGGTCATCAAGGTCTGGAATATGTCGATCTTGGAAGATTCTGGCAAATATATTTATTCATCGGCCTGTGGCTTTGGTTTGCTCTCGTTTTAAGGGCCATTCTTCCTGCAATCAAAAAAGATGCAGATGGAAAAAATCTTTTAATCCTATTTCTAATCTCATGTGGTGCCATTGCTCTATTTTACGGAGCAGGACTGATGTGGGGGAAACATACAAATTTAGCTATCATCGAATACTGGCGCTGGTGGGTTGTGCATCTTTGGGTAGAAGGATTTTTCGAAGTTTTCGCTACCGTTGTCATCGCTTTTTTATTCGTGAGAATGAAGATCCTGCGCGCCTCAATGGCCACTGCAACAGTTTTATTTTCTACGATTGTTTTTTTATTTGGCGGAATACTTGGAACTTTTCACCATCTTTATTTTTCAGGAACACCTATTGGAGTTTTAGCAATTGGATCAGCGTTCAGTGCACTTGAAGTTGTTCCATTAGTTTTAATCGGTTTTGAAGCTTATCAAAACGTAAGGCTGAGCAGGTCTACAAACTGGCTTAAAGATTATAAGTGGCCGATCTATTGTTTTATCTCGGTAGCTTTTTGGAACTTTTTAGGTGCAGGAATTTTCGGTTTTGTTATCAATCCTCCGATCGCTCTTTATTATATGCAAGGATTAAATACTACACCTCTTCACGGGCACACAGCTTTGTTTGGTGTGTATGGGATGCTTGGAATAGGGCTGATGTTATTTTGTCTTAAAACAATGGGCTTTAAGGCCAATTGGGAAAGTAAGTTACTTGGTTCATCTTTATGGATGATCAATATTGGTCTATTCCTGATGGCCTTTTTAAGTCTATTGCCAGTAGGAATGTTGCAGACCATTGCCAGTGTTGAACATGGATTATGGTACGCTCGTTCAGCAGAATTTATGCAAACTGATTTAATGAATACACTTAGATGGTTGCGCGTGCCTGGAGATACAATTTTTGGAATTGGTGCGTGCACGCTGGCCTATTTTATCACGACACTTAGAAGGTCGTAG
- a CDS encoding Kelch repeat-containing protein, protein MKLIAALTLIIVSSASMADMVFMRESDSQKHIMHKNNDGVTTQITSGDLMHLYPDISPDGKNVVYVEGKITDQGSQDLYLVTMNLETKKTERWQADGLQGMILHPKYSRNGQFIFFSAPSPKNKVFYFEPSKFRTNLLRTNGDITTLKFSATALSADEAYFPRPSSDGNFVVYQRNINGNREVVLFDRLEDKKTVIAQGMSPALSFDETRIAFSSKVAGSWDIYEYNRQSGKVTRKTMDDSADEMAPTYMPNNEIVFASSKSGNFQLYQLDNDEWVRLTAVANADDYAPQFSGETIFTQGVRAPFMEPMRSSFGTILHDGLLYMCGGHQGPEHTYPKESFTDNFNVYDKRINNWKELAPRPAKAHGYTLAAHGNYIYAFGGFAYNEGTKPAWKSIDTIDRYDVRTNTWTTIGKLSKPRSSNIAATVGDKVYLVGGWDATPKAPNDFEGTFHSSVDVFDLKTETVSVAPYQMPLPLRRAFTGVEYKDQILLVGGLGVGSSHFELISNVTLMDPKTGIATELPKLPFATFAPAAETIGDELFVFGGMFKTGEMNYEYVSHIYGFSFEDQTWRHTGRYLKESKGFSQVFKMDNRTIGILGGHRYYLDEDRPVNTFEIFRK, encoded by the coding sequence ATGAAATTGATCGCAGCTCTGACATTAATAATTGTCTCAAGCGCATCCATGGCCGACATGGTTTTCATGCGCGAATCGGATTCACAAAAACATATCATGCATAAAAATAACGACGGAGTGACAACACAAATCACTTCGGGTGATTTAATGCATTTATATCCAGACATTTCTCCAGATGGAAAAAATGTTGTGTACGTTGAAGGAAAAATTACAGATCAAGGTTCTCAAGATCTTTATCTGGTAACGATGAATCTTGAAACGAAGAAGACTGAAAGATGGCAGGCCGATGGTTTACAAGGAATGATTCTTCATCCTAAGTACTCTCGCAACGGTCAGTTTATTTTCTTTTCTGCTCCATCTCCTAAAAATAAAGTTTTCTACTTTGAGCCAAGTAAATTTAGAACAAATCTTCTTCGCACAAATGGTGACATCACAACATTGAAGTTTTCTGCGACAGCATTATCTGCAGATGAAGCTTACTTCCCTCGCCCATCTTCAGATGGAAATTTTGTTGTTTACCAAAGAAATATCAATGGTAATCGCGAAGTTGTTTTATTCGATCGCCTTGAAGATAAAAAAACTGTGATTGCTCAAGGGATGAGTCCAGCTCTTTCTTTTGATGAAACACGAATTGCTTTTTCTTCTAAAGTAGCCGGGTCTTGGGATATTTACGAATACAATCGTCAGTCAGGAAAAGTCACACGTAAAACTATGGATGATTCTGCAGATGAAATGGCACCAACATATATGCCAAACAATGAGATTGTATTTGCTTCAAGCAAATCAGGTAACTTTCAACTTTACCAATTAGATAATGATGAATGGGTTCGCTTAACTGCGGTTGCGAACGCTGATGATTATGCACCTCAATTTTCTGGAGAGACAATTTTCACTCAAGGTGTTCGTGCTCCATTTATGGAACCGATGAGATCATCTTTTGGAACGATTCTTCACGATGGTCTGCTTTACATGTGTGGTGGACATCAAGGGCCAGAACACACTTACCCGAAAGAGTCTTTCACGGATAATTTCAACGTCTATGATAAGAGAATTAATAACTGGAAAGAGCTTGCTCCTCGTCCAGCGAAGGCACATGGTTATACACTAGCGGCCCACGGAAACTATATTTATGCTTTCGGTGGATTTGCTTACAACGAAGGAACAAAACCTGCTTGGAAATCGATTGATACGATTGATCGTTATGATGTTCGCACGAACACATGGACGACGATTGGTAAACTAAGCAAGCCTCGTTCATCTAACATCGCTGCGACTGTTGGTGATAAGGTTTATCTGGTTGGTGGATGGGACGCAACTCCTAAAGCGCCGAATGATTTTGAAGGAACATTTCATTCTTCAGTTGATGTATTTGATTTAAAAACTGAAACTGTGTCGGTTGCTCCTTACCAGATGCCACTTCCATTAAGACGTGCGTTTACTGGTGTTGAATATAAAGATCAGATTCTTTTAGTTGGTGGTCTTGGAGTTGGGTCTAGCCACTTTGAACTTATTTCTAATGTGACGTTGATGGATCCGAAGACTGGGATTGCTACTGAACTTCCGAAACTTCCTTTTGCTACGTTTGCTCCTGCTGCTGAAACAATTGGTGATGAGCTATTTGTTTTTGGTGGGATGTTTAAGACTGGTGAAATGAATTATGAATATGTGTCGCATATTTATGGGTTTAGTTTTGAGGATCAGACTTGGAGACATACTGGGAGATACTTGAAAGAAAGCAAAGGATTCTCACAAGTGTTTAAGATGGATAATAGAACAATTGGGATTTTGGGTGGGCATCGTTATTACCTGGATGAAGATAGGCCGGTTAATACATTTGAGATTTTTAGAAAATAA